From the genome of Gilliamella sp. wkB7, one region includes:
- the pfkB gene encoding 1-phosphofructokinase: MIYTLTLNTAIDMNIHCQGLIPYSVNRTSHTEYSPNGKAVNVSIVLHKFNKPTCALGFFGGFTGKYIVEELTKMQIQTMPCFIDDITRINVFINDGQKEYKLVGKGPFVPDNKKAEMLNIIRNLEKNSYLVISGSLPNNIESDYYQSIIELCHKQNIQVILDISHPKLKQLLTYHPLLIKPNDDELNDIFGLKTQTIEQVIAAIETVHSFGAQNILLTMGSKGLYFSNRQHIWFCDAVTIKLVSSACAGDASLAAFLSEWLPEQGNIENAMKKASATGANVAESDGLGLLDKIYVYMDKLAVTKIK, translated from the coding sequence ATGATCTATACATTAACACTTAATACTGCGATTGATATGAATATACATTGCCAAGGATTAATTCCATATTCTGTCAATCGTACATCACATACTGAATACAGTCCAAATGGCAAAGCAGTCAATGTTTCAATAGTGTTGCATAAATTTAACAAACCAACGTGTGCATTAGGATTTTTTGGAGGATTTACCGGTAAATATATCGTTGAAGAATTAACTAAGATGCAAATTCAAACAATGCCTTGCTTTATTGACGATATCACACGTATTAATGTTTTTATTAATGATGGACAGAAAGAATATAAATTAGTTGGTAAAGGACCCTTTGTTCCAGATAACAAAAAGGCAGAAATGCTAAATATTATCCGTAATCTTGAAAAAAATAGTTATTTGGTCATTAGTGGTAGTTTACCAAATAATATTGAATCTGATTATTACCAATCTATTATAGAGTTATGTCATAAACAGAATATACAAGTTATTTTAGATATCAGCCATCCAAAATTAAAACAATTACTCACTTATCATCCTTTGTTAATTAAACCAAATGATGATGAATTAAATGATATTTTTGGATTAAAAACCCAAACAATTGAACAAGTCATTGCAGCTATAGAAACAGTGCACTCATTCGGTGCTCAAAATATTTTATTAACGATGGGATCTAAAGGTCTCTATTTTTCAAATAGGCAACACATTTGGTTTTGCGATGCCGTTACAATCAAATTGGTTAGCTCTGCTTGTGCGGGTGATGCATCACTGGCAGCTTTTTTAAGCGAGTGGTTACCAGAACAAGGAAATATTGAGAATGCAATGAAAAAGGCTTCCGCAACGGGCGCTAATGTTGCCGAATCAGATGGCTTAGGTTTACTTGATAAAATCTACGTCTATATGGACAAACTAGCAGTAACCAAAATTAAATAA
- a CDS encoding PTS fructose transporter subunit IIC produces MKKILAVTGCPTGIAHTYMAEEALKTAAQKAGIEIKVETNGAGGVDNAITDADIANAIGVIIAADKDVNPDRFNGLPVIEVPVKDGIHKAATLIEQITSGTIPIRKGAQNSTTNTTSANQIVVKESIGRQIYKHLMSGVSNMLPFVVAGGVLIALSFLWGIYSADPNNAQYNEFAALLMKIGGQAFGIMVPIFTGFIAYSIGGRPAMVAGFVGGLIANVTGAGFLGGIIAGFAAGYLMLFVKKLLDGLPRSFEGLKSIFIMPLIGVFVIGAGMFLLGGPIADINNAMKSFLESLQSANPVLLGMVIGAMCSFDFGGPVNKAAYVTGTMLLGEGNFYFMAGVSAACIVPPFVIAFSTTIFRGKAFTEEERAAGVVNYILGATHITEGAIPFAAKDPLRVIPIMMLSSAIASVLTFISQIQVPAPHGGFLVLPLVNKPFLWVGCIFTGALVGAILLGLLRIHQNQQLATKTPK; encoded by the coding sequence ATGAAGAAAATATTAGCCGTTACAGGATGCCCAACAGGCATTGCCCATACTTATATGGCAGAAGAAGCGTTGAAAACTGCAGCCCAAAAAGCAGGAATAGAAATAAAAGTTGAAACAAATGGTGCTGGAGGTGTTGATAATGCTATTACTGATGCTGATATTGCAAATGCCATTGGCGTGATTATCGCAGCAGATAAAGACGTCAATCCCGATCGATTTAATGGATTACCTGTTATTGAAGTTCCCGTTAAAGATGGTATTCATAAAGCTGCAACATTAATTGAACAAATTACTTCTGGAACGATTCCTATTCGTAAAGGGGCGCAAAATAGTACTACTAACACGACATCAGCAAATCAAATTGTAGTAAAAGAGTCGATTGGACGTCAAATCTATAAACATTTAATGAGTGGTGTATCAAACATGTTGCCTTTTGTGGTAGCTGGTGGGGTATTGATTGCTTTATCATTTTTATGGGGAATCTATTCTGCCGATCCCAATAATGCTCAATACAATGAGTTTGCAGCGTTATTGATGAAAATAGGTGGACAAGCATTTGGCATAATGGTACCAATCTTTACTGGTTTTATTGCTTACTCAATAGGCGGAAGGCCTGCGATGGTTGCTGGGTTTGTTGGCGGATTAATAGCCAATGTTACTGGTGCAGGATTCTTAGGCGGCATCATAGCTGGCTTTGCTGCTGGTTATTTGATGCTTTTTGTCAAAAAATTACTTGACGGACTACCTCGTTCATTTGAAGGCCTTAAATCAATATTTATTATGCCATTAATTGGTGTATTTGTAATTGGCGCTGGTATGTTCTTACTGGGTGGTCCAATAGCAGATATTAACAATGCAATGAAATCATTCCTCGAGTCATTACAATCTGCTAATCCTGTTTTACTTGGTATGGTTATTGGAGCAATGTGTTCATTCGACTTTGGTGGACCTGTTAATAAAGCTGCCTATGTAACAGGTACGATGTTATTAGGTGAGGGCAACTTCTACTTTATGGCGGGTGTTTCGGCTGCTTGTATTGTTCCTCCTTTTGTTATCGCTTTTTCCACTACTATTTTTCGAGGTAAGGCTTTTACTGAAGAAGAACGTGCCGCAGGTGTAGTAAATTATATTTTAGGAGCAACCCATATCACCGAAGGAGCCATTCCATTCGCAGCAAAAGATCCACTGCGCGTAATTCCTATTATGATGTTATCTTCAGCTATCGCATCAGTATTAACATTTATTAGTCAGATACAAGTACCTGCACCTCATGGGGGTTTCTTAGTACTTCCGTTAGTCAATAAACCATTTTTATGGGTCGGTTGTATTTTTACTGGAGCATTAGTTGGAGCAATATTGTTAGGTTTATTGCGTATTCATCAAAACCAACAATTAGCGACTAAAACACCTAAATAA
- a CDS encoding PTS sugar transporter subunit IIA, translating into MSNLKLTADDISIINGYYSKSEAIQAVAENMIKSGLVKDDYTQAMLDRDAQISTFLGNGIAIPHGTTDKRNSVIETGLKVIYYPQGIKWDKDNNIAYVIVGIAAKNNEHLDILRQLTRAVIAEDTIDRIQSVKKTEDLLTILQGN; encoded by the coding sequence ATGAGCAATTTAAAATTAACAGCCGATGATATTTCAATCATTAATGGATATTATTCTAAATCAGAAGCAATTCAAGCTGTAGCAGAAAACATGATTAAATCTGGTTTAGTCAAAGATGACTATACTCAAGCCATGTTAGACCGTGATGCACAAATTTCCACATTTTTGGGTAACGGTATTGCCATTCCACATGGTACTACAGACAAACGAAATAGTGTCATTGAAACTGGTTTGAAAGTAATATATTATCCTCAAGGCATAAAATGGGATAAAGATAATAATATTGCTTATGTCATAGTCGGTATAGCAGCTAAAAATAATGAGCATTTAGATATTTTACGGCAATTAACGCGAGCGGTTATTGCTGAAGATACAATAGATCGAATTCAATCAGTTAAGAAAACAGAAGACTTATTAACAATCCTTCAAGGAAACTAA
- the ribD gene encoding bifunctional diaminohydroxyphosphoribosylaminopyrimidine deaminase/5-amino-6-(5-phosphoribosylamino)uracil reductase RibD produces MISDKDQFYMQQAIELAKLGRFTTPPNPNVGCVIVKDDQIIGKGYHQKAGEPHAEVYALKMAGNKAQGATVYVTLEPCSHFGRTPPCADALIKAGITRVVVAMQDPNPNVAGNGIKRLKDAGIEVIVGVLYEQAEAINKGFLKCMRTGIPYVQLKLASSLDGKIAMASGESKWITSSTARQDVQQYRAQASCILSTRATVQADNASLTVRYSELPNEIRKIYSPENIRQPIRVIIDSQNRLTGDENIFSQSGETWIVRKQNIPIIKPNTKLMIESSSQNYIDLVELLKQLGKNQINSVWVEAGAHLAGALIEQDLVDELIIYYAPKLLGHNAKDLCVLPNLKKLSLAPQFQFESVKAIGDDLRIILKRK; encoded by the coding sequence ATGATTAGCGATAAAGATCAATTTTATATGCAGCAAGCAATTGAGCTTGCTAAACTCGGACGCTTTACTACTCCTCCCAATCCCAATGTCGGTTGTGTTATTGTTAAAGATGATCAGATAATTGGCAAAGGTTATCATCAAAAAGCTGGTGAACCTCATGCAGAGGTTTATGCGCTAAAAATGGCTGGCAATAAGGCACAAGGAGCAACCGTTTATGTGACATTAGAACCATGTAGTCATTTTGGTCGAACCCCTCCCTGTGCTGATGCATTGATAAAAGCAGGGATAACTCGTGTTGTTGTTGCTATGCAAGACCCTAATCCCAATGTTGCGGGTAACGGTATTAAACGATTAAAAGATGCTGGAATTGAAGTTATTGTTGGTGTTTTATATGAACAAGCTGAAGCTATTAATAAAGGTTTTTTAAAATGTATGCGTACAGGCATACCTTATGTCCAACTTAAACTCGCTTCCTCGTTAGATGGTAAAATTGCTATGGCATCAGGCGAAAGTAAATGGATCACTTCAAGTACAGCAAGACAAGATGTACAACAATATCGAGCTCAAGCTAGTTGTATTTTAAGTACCCGAGCAACGGTTCAAGCTGATAATGCAAGTTTAACGGTTAGATATAGCGAATTACCTAATGAGATTAGAAAAATCTATTCGCCAGAAAATATTCGACAACCGATTCGCGTTATCATAGACAGTCAAAATCGATTAACAGGGGATGAAAATATTTTCAGTCAATCTGGTGAGACATGGATCGTGCGTAAACAAAATATCCCAATTATTAAACCAAATACCAAGTTGATGATTGAATCTTCATCTCAAAATTACATAGATCTAGTCGAATTATTAAAGCAATTAGGTAAAAATCAGATTAATTCTGTTTGGGTTGAAGCGGGGGCACATCTTGCTGGTGCGTTGATTGAACAAGATTTAGTTGATGAACTCATTATTTATTATGCGCCTAAATTGCTAGGTCATAATGCAAAAGATTTATGTGTATTACCTAATCTTAAAAAATTATCCTTAGCACCTCAATTTCAATTTGAATCCGTAAAAGCAATAGGTGATGATTTAAGGATTATTTTAAAAAGAAAGTAA
- the nrdR gene encoding transcriptional regulator NrdR, with protein MHCPFCNADDTKVIDSRLVGEGFQVRRRRQCVECNERFTTFEVAELIMPNVIKSNKVREPFNEDKLRNGIKRALEKRPVGLDAIEDAITRIKSKIRATGEREIPAKLIGNYVIEELKDLDKVAYIRFASVYFSFHDIEQFSNEIAKLQQK; from the coding sequence ATGCACTGTCCGTTTTGTAATGCTGATGATACCAAGGTGATTGATTCACGTCTTGTTGGTGAGGGTTTTCAAGTTCGTCGTCGTCGACAATGTGTAGAATGCAATGAACGTTTTACTACATTTGAAGTTGCTGAATTAATTATGCCTAATGTTATCAAAAGTAATAAAGTTCGTGAGCCGTTCAATGAAGATAAATTACGTAATGGTATAAAACGCGCATTAGAAAAGCGCCCAGTTGGTCTTGATGCAATTGAAGACGCAATTACGCGTATAAAATCAAAAATTAGAGCAACCGGTGAACGTGAAATACCAGCTAAACTTATTGGTAATTATGTTATTGAAGAACTAAAAGATCTAGATAAAGTTGCCTATATCCGTTTTGCTTCAGTCTATTTTAGTTTTCATGATATTGAGCAATTTAGTAACGAAATTGCTAAACTACAACAAAAATAA
- the thrC gene encoding threonine synthase, whose product MKLYNLKDHSQQVSFAQAVQQGLGRGQGLFFPQDLPKFSLNEIDALLKLDFVSRSAKILSAFIGDEIGDTDMHRLVKNAFQFPAPVKSVEKDIGSLELYHGPTLAFKDFGGRFMAQALVQVAADKQITILTATSGDTGAAVAHAFYHLPNIRVVILYPEGKISPLQEKLFCTLGDNIHTIAIQSDFDACQALVKKAFDDEDLKTAIGLNSANSINISRLLAQICYYFEAFAQLTPAQREQLVISVPSGNFGDLTAGLLAKTMGLPIKRFIAATNANDTVPRYLETGKWEPHATVATLSNAMDVSQPNNWPRIEEIYKREGWALKSLGHAAVSDEVSKQTVRELDKKGYLSEPHGAIAYRALRDQLQEGEYGLFLGTAHPAKFKEVVEDILGKSIPLPKALAERADMTLLSHYMPDDFAKLRDFLIKLDW is encoded by the coding sequence ATGAAATTGTACAACTTAAAAGATCACTCACAGCAAGTTAGCTTTGCACAAGCAGTACAACAAGGATTAGGAAGAGGACAAGGTCTATTTTTTCCTCAAGATTTACCAAAATTTTCGCTTAATGAAATTGATGCATTATTAAAATTAGATTTTGTCAGTCGTAGTGCCAAGATCTTATCTGCTTTTATTGGTGATGAAATTGGTGATACCGATATGCATAGATTGGTAAAAAATGCATTTCAGTTTCCTGCTCCAGTCAAATCAGTAGAAAAAGATATAGGTTCATTAGAGTTATACCATGGCCCAACATTAGCCTTTAAAGATTTTGGTGGTCGCTTTATGGCTCAGGCTTTGGTGCAAGTTGCGGCTGATAAACAAATTACGATTCTAACTGCGACATCTGGCGATACTGGAGCAGCGGTTGCTCATGCATTTTATCATTTACCGAATATTCGAGTAGTGATTTTATATCCTGAAGGAAAAATCAGCCCATTACAAGAAAAGCTATTTTGTACGCTTGGCGATAATATTCATACTATAGCGATACAAAGTGATTTTGATGCTTGCCAAGCGTTAGTTAAAAAGGCATTTGATGATGAAGATTTAAAAACAGCCATTGGCTTAAATTCAGCTAATTCTATTAATATCAGTCGATTATTAGCACAAATTTGTTACTATTTTGAAGCTTTCGCTCAGTTAACTCCAGCACAACGTGAACAATTAGTGATTTCGGTACCAAGTGGCAATTTTGGTGACTTAACAGCTGGTCTACTTGCTAAGACAATGGGATTACCAATTAAACGTTTCATTGCTGCAACTAATGCCAATGATACTGTGCCACGCTATTTGGAAACAGGTAAGTGGGAACCTCATGCAACGGTAGCAACGCTATCCAATGCTATGGATGTTAGCCAACCTAATAATTGGCCTCGAATTGAAGAGATTTATAAAAGAGAAGGGTGGGCGCTTAAATCACTGGGTCATGCTGCGGTCTCTGATGAAGTATCCAAACAGACGGTGCGGGAACTTGACAAAAAAGGTTACCTTTCTGAACCCCATGGTGCAATTGCTTATCGTGCACTACGTGATCAGTTACAAGAAGGGGAATACGGATTATTTTTAGGTACTGCACATCCAGCTAAATTTAAAGAAGTGGTAGAAGACATTCTTGGTAAATCAATTCCTCTACCGAAAGCACTCGCAGAACGCGCGGATATGACATTACTTTCCCATTATATGCCAGATGATTTTGCTAAATTGCGTGATTTTTTAATCAAATTAGATTGGTAA